A portion of the Anser cygnoides isolate HZ-2024a breed goose chromosome 29, Taihu_goose_T2T_genome, whole genome shotgun sequence genome contains these proteins:
- the COQ8B gene encoding LOW QUALITY PROTEIN: atypical kinase COQ8B, mitochondrial (The sequence of the model RefSeq protein was modified relative to this genomic sequence to represent the inferred CDS: inserted 2 bases in 2 codons), which yields MGRYGALSGGPGGRYGAPWGAMGRPWGGPWASLSGPAPPAHAPRPGGRGLPPAPPLPSHWPRAAGAGPRTRKWRDGAASGSPRDPDPKGAAPRRDPAGGRGRGTPPEEAPSRERRVPSSRLGRLAGLGGLALGLGAEALGAALRGGRPPHALPLSEASARRLVAALCRLRGAALKVGQMLSIQDPAVLTPQLQRVFERARQGADFMPRSQTARVLAAELGPGWRRRLAAFEERPFAAASIGQVHRAALPDGTALAIKVQYPGVARSIGSDVANLLALLKVAAGLPEGLFADRTLRVLQEELQWECDYRREAGCARAFRELLRADPFFSVPRVIEELSTARVLAMELAPGVPLERCRHLSQDLRDEVCTQLLRLCLRELLEFRLLQSDPNWANFLYDAARHRMTLLDFGASRSLDKDFTDHYIEVMRAAADGDRAKVLRKSRDLKFLTGYETKEMEEAHVEAVLLLGEPFSAGXAWDFGAQRTAPRLRALLPRLLRQRLVPPPAQSLALHRKLAGAFLACAHLGGXVPCRDVFEEHYGRYWGRPK from the exons atggggcgctatggggcgctgtcggggggccctggggggcgctatggggcgccatggggcgctatggggcggcCATGGGGGGGGCCATGGGCCTCCCTCTcgggccccgcccctcccgcgCATGCGCCGcgccccggggggcggggcctccctccggcccctcccctcccctcccattgGCCGAgagcggcgggggcggggcctcggaCCCGGAAGTGGCGGGATGGCGCGGCGAGCg gctccccccGTGACCCTGACCCTAAGGGGGCTGCACCGCGCCGGGACCCTGCGGGGGGGCGAGGCCGGGGAACCCCCCCGGAGGAg gcgccgTCCCGGGAGCGCCGCGtgcccagctccaggctgggGCGGCTGGCGGGGCTCGgcgg cctggccctggggctcGGGGCGGAGGCGCTGGGcgcggcgctgcggggggggcgccccccccacG CCCTCCCCCTGTCGGAGGCCAGCGCCCGGCGCCTGGTGGCCGCCCTGTGCCGCCTGCGGGGAGCGGCGCTGAAGGTGGGGCAGATGCTGAGCATCCAAG ACCCGGCGGTGCTGACCCCGCAGCTGCAGCGCGTCTTCGAGCGCGCGCGCCAGGGCGCCGACTTCATGCCGCGCTCCCAGACGGCC CGGGTGCTGGCGGCCGAGCTGGGgccgggctggcggcggcgcCTGGCGGCCTTCGAGGAGCGCCCGTTCGCCGCCGCCTCCATCGGGCAGGTGCACCGCGCCGCGCTGCCCGACGGCACCGCGCTGGCCATCAAGGTGCAG tacCCCGGCGTCGCCCGCAGCATCGGCAGCGACGTGGCCAACCTGCTGGCGCTGCTCAAGGTCGCCGCGGGGCTGCCGGAGG ggCTGTTCGCCGACCGGACGCtgcgggtgctgcaggaggagctgcagtgGGAGTGCGACTACCGGCGGGAGGCCGGCTGCGCCCGTGCCttcag ggagctgctgcgggCCGACCCCTTCTTCTCGGTGCCGCGCGTCATCGAGGAGCTGAGCACCGCGCGCGTCCTCGCCATGGAGCTGGCGCCCGGCGTCCCCCTGGAGCGGTGCCGCCACCTGAGCCAGGACCTCCGGGACGAg gtgtgcACGCAGCTGCTGCGCCTGTGCCTgcgggagctgctggagttccGCCTGCTGCAGAGCGACCCCAACTGGGCCAACTTCCTCTACGACGCCGCCCGGCACCGC atgacCCTGCTGGACTTCGGGGCGAGCCGCTCCCTGGACAAGGACTTCACCGACCACTACATCGAG gTGATGCGGGCGGCGGCGGACGGGGACCGGGCCAAGGTGCTGCGGAAATCCCGAGACCTCAAATTCCTGACGGGCTACGAGACAAAG GAGATGGAGGAGGCGCACGTGGaggcggtgctgctgctgggggagcccTTCTCGGCGG GGGCGTGGGATTTCGGGGCGCAGCGCACGGCCCCCCGCCTGCGGGCGCTGCTCCCCCGCCTGCTGCGGCAGcgcctggtgcccccccccgcccagaGCCTGGCCCTGCACCGCAAGCTGGCGGGGGCCTTCCTGGCCTGCGCCCACCTGGGGG GCGTCCCCTGCCGGGACGTCTTCGAGGAGCACTACGGGCGCTATTGGGGTCGCCCCAAATaa
- the ACTMAP gene encoding LOW QUALITY PROTEIN: actin maturation protease (The sequence of the model RefSeq protein was modified relative to this genomic sequence to represent the inferred CDS: deleted 1 base in 1 codon), translating into MAASSLSPSHAVPLARVVGAARARGFTLQGEMFSAADMAALARELFPCRAELLEGGLGGRNRGRVLRHLASGLPLLVPYDEDSNHEPCERRGHRAHWAVVTGVLLGMRSAAPGPEWRRDGEIPNLYHRVTGGGAPKSGGAPRSWGGPKIRGGLKVLGDPKSWGGLRIWGDPKVWGGPKVLGDPKIWGGLRIWGDPKVLGDPKIRGGPQSLGSPQESGGPQGLGGSQNLGGSQNAGGPQNPQSSQGPGGPQNLGGPQDPGGPQILGGPQGLGGPQDPGGSRNLGGPQNSGGPQDPGGPQNPGIPQNLRGPQTPGAPPTPQPPGILGAPPLPFGIPGGSRLLGAAPPGFGAPPPIFGVPWGGALVVAQQGKSPRCQLWPYERLRGSNAQLRELSPRRLGGDPKSGGGPKIGGGAQGEGGGYVVPPGGLEAGLCGRAVLLYPKTEGE; encoded by the exons ATGGCGGCCTCGTCGCTCTCCCCCTCCCACGCCGTCCCCTTGGCGCGGGTGGTGGGGGCGGCGCGGGCGCGCGGCTTCACCCTGCAGGGCGAGATGTTCTCGG CCGCTGACATGGCCGCGCTGGCCCGGGAGCTGTTCCCCTGCCGCGCCGAGCTCCTCgagggggggctcggggggcgcAACCGGGGCCGCGTCCTGCGGCACCTCGcctcggggctgcccctgctGGTGCC CTACGACGAGGACAGCAACCACGAGCCCTGCGAGCGCCGCGGGCACCGCGCGCACTGGGCGGTCGTCACCG gggtgctgctggggatgaGGAGCGCGGCGCCGGGCCCGGAGTGGAGGAGGGACGGCGAGATCCCGAATCTCTACCATCgggtgacgggggggggggccccaaaatccgggggGGCCCCAAGGTCttgggggggccccaaaatccgggggGGCCTCAAGGTCTTGGGGGATCCCAAAAGCTGGGGGGGCCTcaggatttggggggacccCAAGGTCTGGGGGGGCCCCAAGGTCTTGGGGGATCCCAAAAtctggggggggctcaggatttggggggaccccaaggtcttgggggaccccaaaatccgGGGGGGCCCCCAAAGTCTGGGGAGCCCTCAAGAGTCGGGGGGACCCCAAGGTCTTGGGGGATCCCAAAatctgggggggtcccaaaatgcggggggaccccaaaatccacaGAGCTCCCAAGGTccagggggaccccaaaatctggGAGGACCCCAAGAcccagggggaccccaaattCTGGGGGGGCCTCAAGGTCTTGGGGGACCCCAAGATCCGGGGGGATCCCGAAACCTTGGAGGACCCCAAAATTCAGGGGGACCCCAAGATccggggggaccccaaaatccgGGGATCCCCCAAAACCTgaggggaccccaaacccccggCGCTCCCCcaaccccgcagcccccc gggatTTTGGGGGCGCCCCCCCTGCCTTTTGGGATTCCGGGGGGGTCGAGGCTTCTtggggcggcccccccgggtTTTGGGGCGCCCCCCCCGATTTTTGGGGTGCCGTGGGGGGGGGCGCTGGTGGTGGCGCAGCAGGGGAAGAGCCCCCGGTGCCAGCTGTGGCCCTACGAGCGCCTGCGGGGCAGCAACGCGCAGCTGCGGGAGCTCAGCCCCCGGCGcctggggggggaccccaaatccggggggggccccaaaatcggggggggggcgcaaggggaaggggggggctaCGTGgtgccccccggggggctggaGGCGGGCTTGTGCGGCCGGGCGGTGCTGCTGTACCCCAAAACCGAGGGGGagtag
- the SNRPA gene encoding LOW QUALITY PROTEIN: U1 small nuclear ribonucleoprotein A (The sequence of the model RefSeq protein was modified relative to this genomic sequence to represent the inferred CDS: inserted 1 base in 1 codon), which translates to MAVQEACPNHTIYINNLNEKIKKDELKKSLYAIFSQFGQILDILVSRSLRMRGQAFVIFKELGSATNALRSMQGFPFYDKPMRIQYAKTDSDIIAKMKGTFVERDRKREKRKPKGQDPPPPRKPPRGRRHTGGGRGDGGGGLLNGGGGGGGAEPVSLPQGMPPLSQAPRAMPPYMPPPGMIPPPGXLAPQQVMPGQMPPADAALREPPNHILFLTNLPEETNELMLSMLFNQFPGFKEVRLVPGRHDIAFVEFDTEVQAGAARDALQGFKITQNNAMKISFAKK; encoded by the exons aTGGCGGTGCAGGAGGCGTGCCCCAACCACACCATCTACATCAACAACCTCAACGAGAAGATCAAGAAGGACG AGCTGAAGAAGTCGCTGTACGCCATCTTCTCGCAGTTCGGGCAGATCCTGGACATCCTGGTGTCGCGCAGCCTGCGCATGCGGGGCCAGGCCTTCGTCATCTTCAAGGAGCTGGGCAGCGCCACCAACGCGCTGCGCTCCATGCAGGGCTTCCCCTTCTACGACAAGCCCATG cgcatCCAGTACGCCAAGACCGACTCGGACATCATCGCCAAGATGAAGGGCACCTTCGTCGAGCGCGACCGCAAGCGCGAGAAGCGGAAGCCCAAGGGCCAGGACCCCCCGCCGCCAAGAAAACCGCCCCGGGGGCGCCGCCACACCGGTGGGGGCCGCGGCGACGGTGGGGGGGGTCTTttaaacggggggggggggggggggggcgctgagcCCGTCTCTCTCCCGCAGGGGATGCCGCCGCTGAGCCAGGCGCCCCGCGCGATGCCCCCCTACATGCCTCCGCCGGGCAtgatccccccccccg gccttgccccccagcaggtGATGCCGGGGCAGATGCCCCCCGCAGACG cagctctccgAGAACCCCCCAACCACATCCTCTTCCTCACCAACCTCCCCGAGGAGACCAACGAGCTGATGCTCTCCATGCTCTTCAACCA GTTCCCGGGCTTCAAAGAGGTTCGCCTGGTGCCCGGCCGCCACGACATCGCCTTCGTCGAGTTCGACACCGAGGTGCAGGCGGGGGCCGCCCGCGACGCCTTGCAGGGCTTCAAGATCACCCAGAACAACGCCATGAAGATCTCGTTCGCCAAGAAATGA
- the RAB4B gene encoding ras-related protein Rab-4B, producing the protein MSETYDFLFKFLVIGSAGTGKSCLLHQFIENKFKQDSNHTIGVEFGSKVVNVGGKTVKLQIWDTAGQERFRSVTRSYYRGAAGALLVYDITSRETYNALTNWLTDARTLASPNIVIILCGNKKDLDADREVTFLEASRFAQENELMFLETSALTGENVEEAFLKCARTILNKIESGELDPERMGSGIQYGDASLRQLRQPRGRRRPAGSSAAARSLGRKDHVPRSPSPPRPPEGPPAPFLHPAAPPGRSTAPSDCTRPRRLPSPSRRGAVSPCVSPPERLGGAQLICDPPGRCRWVTAAFLGWGVPE; encoded by the exons ATGTCCGAGACCTACG ATTTCCTCTTCAAGTTCCTGGTGATAGGCAGCGCGGGCACGGGGAAGTCCTGCCTGCTCCACCAGTTCATCGAGAACAAAT TCAAGCAGGACTCGAACCACACGATCGGGGTGGAATTCGGCTCCAAGGTGGTCAACGTGGGCGGCAAGACGGTGAAGCTGCAGATCTGGGACACGGCCGGGCAGGAGAGGTTCAG gtcGGTGACGAGGAGCTATTAccgcggcgcggcgggcgcgCTGCTCGTCTACGACATCACCAG CCGGGAGACCTACAACGCGTTGACCAACTGGTTGACGGACGCGCGCACCCTCGCCAGCCCCAACATCGTCATCATCCTCTGCGGGAACAAGAAGGACCTGGACGCCGACCGGGAGGTGACGTTCCTCGAGGCCTCCCGCTTCGCCCAGGAGAACG AGCTCATGTTTTTGGAGACCAGCGCCTTGACGGGGGAGAACGTGGAGGAAGCGTTCCTGAAATGCGCCAGGACCATCCTGAATAAAATAGAGTCGG GCGAGCTCGACCCGGAGCGGATGGGCTCGGGGATCCAGTACGGCGACGCCTCGCTGCGCCAGctgcggcagccccgggggcgcAGgcgcccagcaggcagcagtgcagctgcTAGGAGCCTTGGACGCAAG GACCACGTGCCTCGCTCGCCGAGCCCCCCGCGACCCCCGGagggccccccggccccgttccTCCatcccgcggcccccccgggacgCTCGACGGCCCCCTCTGATTGTACCCGACCGCGGCGCCTTCCGTCCCCGTCACGCCGGGGGGCCGTGTCcccgtgtgtgtcccccccagaGCGGCTCGGGGGGGCTCAGCTCATCTGTGACCCCCCCGGGCGCTGCCGCTGGGTGACGGCAGcgtttttggggtggggggtgccTGAATGA
- the LOC136787433 gene encoding cytochrome P450 2C25-like isoform X1 yields the protein MSRPPPAPVSPPGQPFDPTFPLSRAGSVIVCSLVFGERFLALIDANWKLMSSTWGQVGARGAPLCPPHCPPRLPSPSARPQLLFVFPNVMRFVPGPRRRIRADCLRLAELVGARAGAEEPEDAGPPKPPGLRRLLPAEDAAGHQRHPAALHVPIRPRAFDPGHFLDESRRFKSNDAFMAFSAGKRGVKAWPPQSSSSSSPASCSASSSAPRATPLPSTSAPRAAAWGTSPGPSASPCCPAEPPP from the exons atgtcacgtcccccccccgccccggtgtCCCCTCCGGGCCAACCCTTCGACCCCACTTTCCCGCTGAGCCGCGCCGGCTCCGTCATCGTCTGCTCGCTGGTGTTCGGCGAGCGCTTCCTCGCCCTCATCGACGCCAACTGGAAGCTCATGAGCTCCACCTGGGGGCAggtgggggcgcggggagcccccctttgccccccccattgtcccccccGACTCCCCTCACCCTCTGCTCGCCCCCAGCTCCTCTTCGTCTTCCCCAACGTCATGCGCTTCgtgccggggccgcgccggcGCATCCGCGCCGACTGCCTGCGGCTGGCCGAGCTCGTGGGCGCTCGAGCGGGTGCGGAGGAACCGGAGGACGCtggacccccaaaacccccgggACTTCGTCGACTGCTTCCTGCCGAAGATGCAGCAG GGCACCAACGTCATCCCGCTGCTCTGCACGTCCCGATACGACCCCGAGCCTTCGACCCCGGGCACTTTCTGGATGAGAGCAGGCGCTTCAAGAGCAACGACGCCTTCATGGCTTTCTCCGCAG GGAAGCGAGGGGTGAAGGCCTGGCCCCCACAGAGCTCTTCATCTTCCTCACCAGCATCCTGCAGCGCTTCCAGCTCCGCGCCGAGGGCGACCCCGCTGCCGTCGACCTCAGCCCCGAGAGCAGCGGCTTGGGGAACGTCCCCTGGCCCTTCcgcctctccctgctgccccgcTGAACCCCCCCCATAA
- the LOC136787433 gene encoding uncharacterized protein isoform X2: MSRPPPAPVSPPGQPFDPTFPLSRAGSVIVCSLVFGERFLALIDANWKLMSSTWGQVGARGAPLCPPHCPPRLPSPSARPQLLFVFPNVMRFVPGPRRRIRADCLRLAELVGARAGAEEPEDAGPPKPPGLRRLLPAEDAAGHQRHPAALHVPIRPRAFDPGHFLDESRRFKSNDAFMAFSAASCSASSSAPRATPLPSTSAPRAAAWGTSPGPSASPCCPAEPPP; the protein is encoded by the exons atgtcacgtcccccccccgccccggtgtCCCCTCCGGGCCAACCCTTCGACCCCACTTTCCCGCTGAGCCGCGCCGGCTCCGTCATCGTCTGCTCGCTGGTGTTCGGCGAGCGCTTCCTCGCCCTCATCGACGCCAACTGGAAGCTCATGAGCTCCACCTGGGGGCAggtgggggcgcggggagcccccctttgccccccccattgtcccccccGACTCCCCTCACCCTCTGCTCGCCCCCAGCTCCTCTTCGTCTTCCCCAACGTCATGCGCTTCgtgccggggccgcgccggcGCATCCGCGCCGACTGCCTGCGGCTGGCCGAGCTCGTGGGCGCTCGAGCGGGTGCGGAGGAACCGGAGGACGCtggacccccaaaacccccgggACTTCGTCGACTGCTTCCTGCCGAAGATGCAGCAG GGCACCAACGTCATCCCGCTGCTCTGCACGTCCCGATACGACCCCGAGCCTTCGACCCCGGGCACTTTCTGGATGAGAGCAGGCGCTTCAAGAGCAACGACGCCTTCATGGCTTTCTCCGCAG CATCCTGCAGCGCTTCCAGCTCCGCGCCGAGGGCGACCCCGCTGCCGTCGACCTCAGCCCCGAGAGCAGCGGCTTGGGGAACGTCCCCTGGCCCTTCcgcctctccctgctgccccgcTGAACCCCCCCCATAA